The following proteins are co-located in the Candidatus Methanogranum gryphiswaldense genome:
- the hypF gene encoding carbamoyltransferase HypF codes for MRIIFKGTVQGVGFRPSVYRVATSLGLRGAVWNNGSDVIVDIDDGELFLKNFDINRPPLACIESIEKIDSELDSKYNGFKILDSTSESDSFSIPTDTAICLKCLKEMKGAGRRSSYAFISCPNCGPRFTLLSGLPYDREQTVMRNFPMCPHCSQEFSDPVDRRLHHQTICCPVCGPRYYLVDRYGNPLKGDPIRKFANNLDTGMIGIAKSWGGMHICCILDNIKEIREWYGRKYKPFAIMVRDIESTKRYATLTDNERRELQSPHRPIVLVKKKCTKLTEQISPGLDNIGIFLPYTGMQHLLFEYLQADALIMTSANAPGEPMITSDSEALRLGADMYLLHDQAILNRADDSVLRLYDDNRSFIRKSRGSIPSFLETNFKGSVIAVGAQENLAGAVAKKGRVYPTQYVGNGENIGVLEYLESAIRFNVSLTNCVPQVVAMDLHPGYVNRGLAKTFATEYNAKLIEVQHHWAHAASLIAEKQIDRGVFLTLDGTGHGDDGQAWGGEVLYADLEKYKRLAHLEYIPLLGSEKALYDLRRIRFAIDSMNGVENNSFNESDSAVLEKIMDKSVKTSSMGRILDALAYSLDICKERTYDGEPAMRLEKYIANGELIEGFETNTDNGVIRTAHLFANIKKSQRPADIAYSVVYNIMNELVDNAIRYAESENIDNIGLTGGVSYDEPICRMFSDMVKKKGHEPIFHNSVPNGDGGISTGQAAIALKMVE; via the coding sequence ATGAGGATAATATTCAAAGGAACCGTCCAAGGGGTGGGATTCAGACCTTCTGTATACCGCGTAGCAACATCTTTAGGATTACGCGGTGCAGTCTGGAACAACGGTTCTGATGTGATTGTCGACATTGATGACGGTGAACTTTTCCTCAAAAATTTTGATATTAACAGACCTCCTTTAGCCTGCATTGAATCCATTGAAAAAATTGATTCTGAACTAGACAGTAAATACAACGGATTCAAGATCCTAGATTCCACATCCGAATCCGATAGTTTCTCCATCCCGACGGACACGGCCATTTGTTTGAAATGCCTCAAAGAAATGAAAGGTGCTGGAAGACGCAGCAGTTACGCATTCATATCCTGCCCCAATTGCGGCCCACGTTTCACGTTATTATCTGGTCTCCCTTACGACAGAGAACAGACAGTGATGAGAAACTTCCCCATGTGTCCACACTGCAGCCAAGAATTCTCAGATCCTGTTGACAGAAGGCTACATCATCAGACAATATGCTGTCCGGTCTGCGGCCCCAGATACTATCTTGTAGACAGATATGGAAATCCCCTTAAAGGTGACCCGATAAGGAAGTTCGCCAACAATCTGGATACCGGTATGATCGGTATTGCGAAAAGCTGGGGAGGCATGCACATATGCTGCATCCTGGACAACATAAAGGAAATAAGGGAATGGTACGGAAGAAAATACAAACCATTCGCCATAATGGTCCGCGACATAGAATCGACCAAGAGATACGCCACGCTCACGGATAATGAAAGAAGAGAACTACAATCACCCCACAGACCAATTGTTCTGGTAAAGAAAAAATGCACCAAATTGACTGAACAGATAAGCCCGGGATTGGATAATATCGGGATATTCCTTCCTTACACCGGAATGCAGCATCTTCTTTTCGAATATCTTCAAGCCGATGCCCTCATAATGACATCTGCAAACGCTCCGGGTGAACCAATGATAACAAGTGACAGCGAAGCACTGAGGCTCGGAGCGGACATGTACCTTCTTCACGACCAGGCCATCCTCAACAGAGCAGATGACAGTGTTCTCCGCTTATACGATGACAACAGGTCCTTCATAAGAAAATCCAGAGGCAGCATACCATCGTTCCTGGAGACGAATTTCAAAGGTTCCGTCATCGCAGTAGGGGCACAAGAGAATCTTGCCGGTGCCGTAGCCAAAAAAGGAAGGGTCTATCCCACACAATATGTTGGCAATGGAGAGAACATCGGCGTGCTGGAATATCTGGAATCGGCAATAAGGTTCAATGTTTCGCTAACCAACTGTGTACCACAGGTAGTGGCCATGGATCTGCATCCTGGATATGTGAACCGTGGATTGGCAAAGACCTTCGCGACCGAATACAATGCAAAATTGATCGAAGTACAACATCACTGGGCGCATGCGGCATCTCTGATAGCGGAGAAACAGATTGATCGCGGAGTATTCCTTACCCTGGACGGTACTGGCCACGGTGATGACGGACAGGCATGGGGAGGAGAGGTACTTTACGCAGATCTTGAAAAATACAAAAGACTGGCACATCTAGAATACATACCTCTGCTCGGGTCGGAGAAAGCACTCTATGACCTCAGAAGAATAAGATTCGCAATTGATTCGATGAATGGTGTCGAGAACAATTCATTCAACGAATCAGATTCTGCGGTTCTAGAAAAGATCATGGACAAAAGCGTAAAGACCTCATCCATGGGAAGGATACTGGATGCACTGGCATACTCCCTCGACATATGCAAAGAAAGGACTTATGACGGAGAACCTGCCATGAGACTTGAAAAATACATCGCAAATGGTGAACTCATAGAGGGTTTCGAAACAAATACCGATAACGGTGTCATTAGAACGGCACATCTTTTCGCAAATATCAAAAAAAGCCAACGTCCAGCCGATATCGCATACTCTGTTGTATACAACATCATGAACGAATTGGTCGATAATGCGATCCGATACGCTGAATCAGAAAATATTGATAATATTGGCCTTACCGGCGGGGTATCCTATGACGAACCGATCTGCAGGATGTTCTCCGACATGGTAAAGAAAAAAGGACACGAACCGATATTCCATAACTCCGTCCCCAACGGTGACGGTGGCATATCGACCGGTCAGGCCGCAATAGCATTGAAGATGGTAGAATGA
- a CDS encoding leucine-rich repeat protein, translating into MKKKALLKSALVISALIMASLSLTVVYMDDEEYCSDAAVGDSFGVLTSDGVTIRYVVTSSNTVKVGNDSWKGAFYYSSDRGWTGSVTIPATVSYGGVTYNVTEISGSAFQSTSIASLIIGSSGSNVNLNNIGSSFYGCSLKSLTIYGSVNTISGNAFQSCTNLSSIDITGSVGIIGGGAFSGCTSLSTLTVGGSITTISGNAFQNSSLSSVMITGSVNTISSEAFGGLTSLKTFYVGGNVTTIGNTAFRGCTGLQSFTVNGTGTISSIGSSAFQSCTSLSTFYVAGSIGDIYSNAFQSTSTPFTFTVLGNITTIDSSAFYSSSIQYFTVEGTVTTIQNNAFQSCTSLVSVNMGSIGSIGIWAFGGSTLTYITLSNTTNVASDSFQSSQLTEVYITGAGTSSSSSLISKYFSSSTWSIGNKTVNTLILDDVSNISSVGNGGTVVYYDKSNNSCSTYTYVNGSWVVSSATTTVVIVFEPQSDSVSVSSTIISSGSTVTFPAVYKVGYELIGWFSLPSGGVQYTESTVFTTNTVIYAHWRSTTTIYYDVTYDVNGGSVAAPTQEAVAEGSTFTVASYSGTKAGYIFSGWSNGTSIYLVGSTYTMGTSDVILVAVWTVVTYTVTYDVNGGSEAAPIQSAVSEGSTFTVASYSGIKVGYTLIGWNDGTNTYSVNSTYTMGTSNVILTAVWFDELKFVIPVCTTVDEAYEADNYVVNISTGVSDMYISYSNTYGANIDVAYSDGVISLTINDHSVSGSLPVYIVLSNSDGTIIVDYYIQINVLSDSYFIVPELIN; encoded by the coding sequence ATGAAAAAGAAAGCTTTATTAAAATCAGCTTTAGTGATCTCTGCCCTGATCATGGCTTCTTTGAGTTTGACAGTTGTATACATGGACGATGAGGAATATTGTTCTGATGCTGCTGTCGGAGATAGTTTTGGTGTATTGACCTCGGATGGAGTGACCATTAGGTATGTAGTAACTTCCAGTAATACAGTGAAAGTTGGAAATGATAGCTGGAAAGGTGCATTTTATTATTCTTCTGATCGGGGATGGACAGGAAGTGTTACAATACCCGCTACCGTTTCATATGGTGGTGTAACATATAATGTAACTGAAATAAGTGGAAGTGCATTTCAGAGTACAAGCATAGCTTCATTGATAATAGGGTCTAGTGGCAGTAATGTTAATTTAAACAATATTGGGTCTTCTTTCTATGGTTGTTCGTTAAAATCACTAACAATATATGGTTCAGTAAATACAATAAGCGGTAATGCATTTCAATCCTGTACTAATTTATCTTCCATTGATATTACTGGTTCTGTGGGTATTATTGGAGGAGGTGCTTTTTCAGGATGTACTTCTTTAAGCACTCTCACTGTTGGTGGGTCTATTACCACAATAAGCGGTAATGCATTTCAAAATAGCAGTTTATCTTCTGTGATGATAACTGGATCTGTTAATACAATATCAAGTGAAGCATTTGGTGGTCTAACATCTCTTAAGACATTTTATGTTGGAGGAAATGTGACGACTATAGGAAATACTGCCTTTCGTGGTTGTACTGGCTTGCAATCATTTACGGTTAACGGAACAGGTACAATCAGTTCGATCGGAAGCAGTGCATTTCAATCTTGTACTTCTTTGAGTACATTCTATGTTGCTGGATCGATAGGGGATATCTATTCCAACGCTTTTCAATCAACTAGCACCCCATTCACATTTACAGTTTTAGGAAATATTACTACAATAGATTCAAGTGCTTTTTATAGTTCTTCCATTCAATATTTTACAGTTGAAGGTACAGTCACTACAATTCAAAACAATGCATTCCAATCCTGTACAAGCTTAGTATCTGTAAATATGGGGTCCATTGGTTCTATAGGAATATGGGCTTTTGGAGGATCAACATTGACTTACATCACTTTATCAAATACCACTAATGTCGCATCTGATTCGTTTCAAAGTAGTCAATTAACTGAGGTATATATTACAGGTGCAGGGACGAGTTCTTCTAGCAGTCTAATAAGTAAATATTTTTCATCTTCAACTTGGTCCATTGGGAATAAAACAGTCAATACATTGATCCTTGATGATGTTTCTAACATATCTAGCGTAGGCAATGGTGGAACAGTAGTCTATTATGATAAGTCAAACAACTCTTGTTCAACATATACTTATGTTAATGGTTCTTGGGTAGTATCCTCGGCCACTACAACAGTAGTTATAGTTTTCGAGCCGCAGTCAGATTCAGTATCCGTATCGTCTACAATAATCTCTTCAGGTTCCACTGTTACATTTCCGGCCGTCTATAAAGTAGGTTATGAATTGATAGGTTGGTTCTCTCTGCCTTCAGGAGGTGTTCAATATACAGAATCTACGGTTTTCACAACGAATACTGTCATCTATGCACATTGGAGGTCTACAACTACAATCTATTATGATGTCACATACGATGTCAATGGAGGGTCGGTCGCCGCTCCCACTCAGGAAGCTGTTGCCGAAGGTTCCACGTTCACAGTTGCTTCATATTCGGGAACCAAGGCAGGATACATATTCTCAGGATGGTCCAATGGTACGAGCATATATCTTGTTGGCTCCACTTATACCATGGGGACATCCGATGTCATCCTTGTAGCAGTGTGGACGGTTGTGACATATACGGTCACATACGATGTCAATGGAGGATCTGAAGCCGCTCCTATCCAATCTGCCGTATCCGAAGGTTCCACGTTCACAGTTGCTTCATATTCGGGAATTAAGGTTGGATATACGCTTATTGGATGGAATGATGGTACAAACACGTACTCTGTAAACTCTACTTACACAATGGGAACATCCAATGTGATATTGACTGCAGTTTGGTTCGATGAGTTGAAATTCGTAATTCCGGTCTGTACAACTGTGGATGAGGCCTACGAGGCTGATAATTACGTCGTGAATATTTCTACAGGTGTCAGTGATATGTATATTTCATATAGCAACACCTATGGTGCCAATATAGATGTGGCATATAGTGATGGAGTCATATCTTTGACGATCAACGATCATTCTGTGAGTGGTTCTTTACCCGTATATATCGTTCTTTCTAATTCTGATGGTACGATAATTGTAGATTATTACATACAAATTAATGTATTATCAGATTCTTACTTTATAGTACCTGAATTAATTAATTGA
- a CDS encoding phosphoglycerate mutase, translating into MKNTLFVLLDGMEDDPNPALNGKKPYEVAEMPFMYSKADLKLTTTGRGYTQLFLNEFFTGHPPENSRAALEAQGLGLNMKNNRMAFRLSPARIEGDTVLWSYEGDKYEKDLVEHISRHLNMLKEFNPEIKFFTNGRAVLTMDYDHELPDLQSPPRNSPYYEIPGPLGDLILSVQDEIGITDYPWGCGRLGRQYPPYIKQMTAVSSSPTALGVAASLGYEIKMHRNIEPRLPEAVDALKKGNVFLHFDEVDEYSHEKDHMKKIKVLEKIDGLMERYFSDTERIVYFVDHGTSCVSGEHILMNVPLWTNIRTPMKAGEVSVLKDIIPTIMRN; encoded by the coding sequence ATGAAGAACACATTATTCGTACTTCTAGATGGGATGGAGGATGATCCCAATCCCGCATTGAACGGTAAAAAACCATACGAGGTGGCCGAAATGCCATTCATGTACTCAAAAGCAGACCTCAAACTCACAACCACAGGAAGAGGATACACACAACTATTCCTGAACGAATTCTTCACCGGACATCCACCTGAGAACTCAAGAGCGGCACTTGAGGCGCAGGGTTTAGGCCTCAACATGAAAAATAACCGCATGGCATTCCGTCTCAGTCCGGCTAGAATAGAGGGAGACACCGTATTATGGTCCTATGAAGGGGACAAATATGAAAAGGATCTTGTGGAACACATATCCAGGCATCTGAATATGTTAAAGGAATTCAATCCTGAGATCAAATTCTTCACCAACGGAAGAGCAGTACTGACCATGGACTACGATCATGAACTTCCTGACCTCCAATCGCCTCCGAGGAATTCCCCCTACTACGAAATACCCGGTCCTTTGGGAGACCTCATATTGAGCGTCCAGGATGAGATCGGAATAACCGACTATCCTTGGGGATGCGGAAGATTGGGAAGGCAATATCCGCCTTACATAAAACAGATGACCGCAGTATCAAGCAGCCCCACCGCGTTAGGTGTAGCCGCATCTCTCGGATATGAGATAAAAATGCACAGGAACATCGAACCTAGATTGCCCGAAGCCGTTGATGCGCTGAAAAAAGGAAATGTCTTCCTTCATTTCGATGAGGTCGACGAATACAGTCATGAAAAGGACCATATGAAGAAAATAAAGGTCCTAGAGAAGATAGACGGCCTCATGGAGAGATATTTCTCCGATACGGAACGCATAGTTTATTTCGTGGACCACGGCACATCATGCGTCTCTGGCGAACACATATTAATGAACGTTCCGTTATGGACAAACATAAGAACTCCCATGAAAGCTGGAGAGGTATCCGTTCTGAAAGATATCATACCGACCATCATGAGGAATTGA
- a CDS encoding DUF3793 family protein, with product MKHAAPTLAGVKCGSLFRMVLDLDALHQQMSRMNSVLNHHGVRVIVLRSSGREHLVYAFRPSMISDILSDDRIFSFLSERGYVVSKVNHLIKSLKVKMQGIHGFVHEVGIFLGYPLEDVIGFMENKGLCYKCSGCWKVYGDACEAQKMFGKIRECRNLYTKGYISGIPITELVA from the coding sequence ATGAAGCATGCGGCACCGACCCTCGCGGGGGTCAAATGCGGCAGTCTTTTTAGGATGGTCCTCGACCTCGATGCCTTACACCAACAAATGTCAAGAATGAACTCCGTATTGAATCACCACGGCGTTAGGGTCATCGTCCTTCGGTCATCGGGCAGGGAACACTTGGTCTATGCATTTAGACCGAGTATGATCAGTGACATCCTGTCCGATGACCGTATTTTCTCTTTCTTATCCGAGAGAGGATATGTCGTCAGTAAGGTCAATCATCTGATCAAATCCTTGAAGGTCAAAATGCAGGGGATACATGGCTTTGTTCACGAGGTCGGCATTTTCCTCGGATATCCGTTGGAGGATGTCATTGGATTCATGGAGAATAAAGGTCTCTGCTACAAGTGCTCTGGATGCTGGAAGGTGTACGGTGATGCCTGTGAGGCACAGAAGATGTTCGGCAAGATAAGAGAATGCAGGAACCTGTATACGAAGGGCTACATAAGCGGTATACCGATAACCGAATTGGTCGCATGA
- a CDS encoding class I SAM-dependent methyltransferase — MSDGKEKFYDDHAENWDNESMHDPMKMEYVVRILELKGGEDILDVGTGTGVLIPYYEKSGVRHIKAIDISEKMISVASRKYPKASHPSVDFFMEDLYDLEEKGVYDIVVCYSCFPHFRDQPKALSILCSTLKEEGTLAVVHSDSREQIQHIHESRGEHVAHDLLPGLIEMKKMFNDAGMSVVFQRDDDEYYIVIGKKRSSERGLSKEEMYSLLLKEYDDIKDEGRDVYFDHIINDYRRDIGPE; from the coding sequence TTGTCCGATGGTAAAGAAAAGTTCTACGATGACCATGCAGAGAATTGGGACAATGAGTCAATGCACGATCCTATGAAAATGGAATATGTCGTGAGGATTCTGGAACTCAAGGGAGGGGAGGACATATTGGATGTCGGTACTGGTACCGGGGTTTTGATACCATATTATGAAAAATCAGGTGTTAGGCATATCAAGGCGATCGATATTTCAGAAAAGATGATATCGGTGGCCAGCAGAAAGTACCCAAAGGCCAGTCATCCTTCTGTAGATTTTTTTATGGAGGACCTTTATGATCTTGAAGAAAAAGGTGTTTATGATATAGTAGTGTGTTATTCGTGTTTTCCTCATTTCAGAGACCAGCCTAAAGCATTGTCAATCTTGTGTTCCACTTTGAAGGAAGAAGGCACACTTGCAGTAGTTCACTCAGATTCTAGAGAGCAGATACAGCACATACATGAGAGTAGAGGTGAACACGTTGCTCATGACCTTCTTCCCGGACTTATTGAAATGAAGAAGATGTTCAATGATGCCGGGATGTCCGTTGTATTCCAGAGGGATGATGACGAGTATTATATCGTCATAGGAAAAAAAAGGTCATCAGAAAGAGGTCTCAGTAAGGAAGAGATGTATTCTTTACTATTGAAGGAATATGATGACATAAAGGACGAAGGTAGAGATGTCTATTTTGATCATATAATCAATGATTATCGTAGAGATATTGGTCCGGAATAA
- a CDS encoding AAA family ATPase — MRRIAIYGKGGIGKSTTTANVSQALAEKGLRVMQIGCDPKADSTSMLTNGVKIKTVLELIRGDQEPELQDIVHIGNGGVLCVECGGPKPGMGCAGRGIIAAFEKLEELDAMDVYRPDVILYDVLGDVVCGGFAMPIRNGYANDVFIVTSGEMMSLYAANNIAEAVRNFSPGGYAKLGGLIQNSRNVESEDEVISKAAKEISTEVVACIPRDPSVQRCESIGSTVVAGEPDSKQADAYRRLAFELLVRSQDVSGGMRLGITKVKGCCDE, encoded by the coding sequence GTGCGCAGGATAGCAATATATGGAAAGGGCGGTATTGGAAAATCGACCACTACTGCAAATGTTTCTCAGGCTTTGGCCGAAAAAGGGCTCCGCGTCATGCAGATCGGATGTGATCCAAAGGCGGATTCAACATCGATGCTTACCAACGGTGTTAAGATCAAGACGGTCCTAGAACTCATAAGGGGCGATCAGGAACCGGAATTGCAGGACATCGTTCACATTGGCAACGGTGGCGTTCTTTGTGTGGAGTGCGGAGGGCCTAAACCTGGAATGGGGTGCGCTGGCAGAGGCATAATTGCCGCATTCGAGAAACTCGAAGAGTTGGATGCTATGGATGTTTACAGACCAGACGTCATACTCTACGATGTATTGGGTGATGTGGTATGCGGCGGGTTCGCCATGCCAATTAGGAATGGTTATGCGAATGATGTTTTTATTGTGACATCAGGGGAAATGATGTCCCTGTATGCTGCAAATAATATCGCTGAAGCTGTGCGGAATTTCTCGCCGGGGGGATATGCCAAGTTGGGAGGACTCATTCAGAACTCTCGTAATGTGGAGTCCGAGGATGAGGTCATATCCAAGGCAGCGAAGGAGATCAGTACAGAGGTCGTTGCCTGTATACCGCGGGACCCATCGGTCCAAAGATGTGAATCCATAGGAAGCACAGTCGTTGCTGGAGAACCGGATTCGAAACAGGCAGATGCGTACAGAAGACTTGCATTTGAATTACTGGTACGTTCCCAGGACGTGTCAGGAGGAATGAGATTGGGAATTACAAAGGTAAAGGGGTGTTGTGATGAGTAA
- the mtnP gene encoding S-methyl-5'-thioadenosine phosphorylase — translation MPKIAIIGGTGIYNPDSFELVKEVFPDTPYGKPSDPIMIGKINGVEVAFLFRHGKKHQFPPTSVPYMANMWALKHLGCEFIISACAVGSLTESYKPGDLVIADQFIDFTKCRKYTYFNDKTVHISMPDPFCPYLNDIFAMTAREMDIVFHRGGNYICIEGPRFSTRAESRMFRAVGGDIIGMTVVPECQLARELGMCYCSLATVTDYDCWFEEDVTIEIVIRTMNECLAKVLKLLELGLPKIKEPDCHCIDAAKGCGSI, via the coding sequence ATGCCTAAAATTGCAATTATCGGCGGGACCGGTATATACAATCCAGACTCCTTTGAACTCGTGAAAGAGGTTTTTCCAGACACACCATATGGAAAACCTTCCGACCCAATAATGATCGGAAAAATAAACGGTGTCGAAGTAGCATTCCTTTTCCGTCATGGAAAGAAACACCAATTCCCTCCAACATCGGTACCATACATGGCAAACATGTGGGCACTTAAGCATCTGGGCTGCGAATTCATCATTTCAGCATGTGCTGTCGGATCGCTTACAGAATCCTACAAACCAGGAGACCTGGTGATCGCTGACCAGTTCATTGATTTCACCAAATGTAGAAAATACACCTATTTCAACGATAAGACCGTACATATCTCCATGCCTGATCCGTTCTGTCCTTACCTAAATGACATATTCGCAATGACCGCCAGGGAGATGGACATAGTATTCCACCGCGGAGGCAATTACATATGCATTGAAGGACCGAGATTCTCCACCAGAGCAGAAAGCAGGATGTTCAGGGCAGTAGGCGGCGATATAATCGGCATGACGGTTGTACCAGAATGTCAACTCGCAAGAGAACTGGGTATGTGCTACTGCAGTCTCGCGACAGTCACAGATTACGACTGTTGGTTTGAAGAGGACGTGACCATTGAGATCGTCATAAGGACCATGAACGAATGTCTTGCAAAAGTACTCAAACTCCTAGAGCTGGGACTTCCAAAGATCAAAGAACCTGATTGCCACTGTATCGATGCTGCGAAAGGCTGCGGCTCGATCTAA
- a CDS encoding InlB B-repeat-containing protein, with protein sequence MRTKLVLTLAVLCLMSSIIVVSSDSIAVADDSEDDSSITTIEAYASEFVLSDSNNIGYMAKWEISFTSDFSTIEDSSTDNTYTYTYPNDTGYFYVKEYISTSMTYDEEHTKSSVVKVLVLGPAPIITLDTMDGKTSETMKLPYIVGSGGTVSLPTPERDGYIFAGWYYDASCTQKFDSSVTIVSDTTLYASWVQSTDVGGSSDLTKTIIPIIIIVILLLAFILFLFFRRRKQEEEEKKD encoded by the coding sequence ATGAGAACTAAATTAGTCCTGACTCTAGCGGTCCTGTGCCTGATGTCATCGATCATCGTCGTATCTAGCGACAGCATTGCTGTTGCTGACGATAGTGAGGATGACAGCAGTATCACGACCATAGAGGCATATGCATCAGAGTTCGTGCTTTCCGATTCTAATAACATCGGATATATGGCAAAATGGGAGATCAGTTTTACTTCTGATTTCTCTACGATAGAGGATTCCTCTACAGATAATACGTACACATACACATATCCAAATGATACTGGCTATTTCTATGTGAAAGAATACATTTCGACATCCATGACATATGATGAGGAACACACTAAGTCCTCTGTTGTCAAGGTTTTGGTCCTCGGTCCAGCTCCAATAATTACATTGGATACCATGGACGGTAAAACCTCTGAGACGATGAAACTTCCATATATAGTTGGAAGTGGCGGTACCGTTTCATTGCCGACCCCAGAACGTGACGGCTATATCTTTGCTGGTTGGTATTACGATGCATCGTGTACCCAGAAGTTCGATTCTTCTGTCACCATAGTCTCTGATACAACTCTGTATGCGTCATGGGTACAGTCAACAGACGTCGGTGGCTCTTCTGATCTTACCAAGACAATAATTCCAATTATAATAATTGTTATTTTGCTTCTGGCATTCATATTATTCTTGTTCTTTAGGAGACGCAAACAAGAGGAAGAGGAGAAAAAAGATTGA
- a CDS encoding TIGR00303 family protein — MTKFELPPSLSIYGNDKIAKEILSRIWGKKGIFTCTVANTLTSTIPGISDAGDTPELTMFTPAADAELLVLGKTVCMKGIPINPGGIPTPATLTQAALELSKMPYLIVNGGCKIPPNVPYINMGGECGEKITTGKSVKNVKKEYEMGIVFGELLAKSYDYVVISESCAGGTTTALAVMMAMGIIKENLVSSSSPKNPKELKSKTVNDALKAASIKIGDLKHDPLKAIECVGDPMMPANVGILIGAAKHVPVIVGGGTQLTAVIAAAIELEPSIVGNIFQGTTRWLMNDPNSSNARIMDSISPNVPIVYVNMDYSSSPYEGLQAYEWGYIKEGVGCGGSSVAAIIQSSGELTCDDLLAKVHEIYKKIMNFD; from the coding sequence ATGACAAAATTCGAACTGCCCCCGTCACTGAGCATATACGGGAACGATAAGATCGCCAAGGAAATCCTGTCACGTATTTGGGGGAAAAAAGGCATTTTCACATGCACAGTAGCCAATACACTGACCTCCACCATACCAGGCATATCAGATGCAGGGGACACCCCTGAACTGACAATGTTCACTCCCGCTGCAGATGCGGAACTTCTCGTTTTAGGAAAAACGGTCTGCATGAAGGGAATACCGATCAATCCAGGAGGCATTCCGACCCCGGCAACTCTGACACAGGCCGCATTAGAACTATCTAAGATGCCGTACCTGATAGTCAACGGCGGATGCAAGATCCCACCTAACGTGCCTTACATTAATATGGGCGGAGAATGCGGAGAGAAGATTACCACCGGCAAGTCTGTGAAGAACGTCAAAAAAGAATACGAGATGGGAATAGTATTCGGAGAGCTTCTCGCAAAGAGTTACGATTACGTTGTGATAAGCGAAAGCTGCGCAGGCGGTACGACAACAGCATTGGCCGTTATGATGGCCATGGGCATCATAAAAGAGAACCTCGTAAGCAGCAGTTCCCCAAAGAACCCCAAAGAACTCAAATCCAAGACCGTAAATGATGCTCTAAAAGCAGCCTCTATAAAAATAGGCGATCTGAAACACGACCCGCTGAAAGCCATCGAATGTGTCGGTGACCCGATGATGCCCGCCAATGTAGGAATACTCATCGGAGCTGCCAAACATGTGCCTGTTATCGTAGGCGGTGGAACACAGCTCACAGCGGTGATCGCTGCAGCCATAGAATTGGAACCTTCTATCGTAGGGAATATATTCCAAGGAACAACAAGATGGCTGATGAACGACCCCAATTCCTCAAATGCAAGGATCATGGACTCGATATCACCCAATGTTCCGATCGTCTATGTCAACATGGATTACTCATCGAGCCCGTACGAAGGCCTTCAAGCTTATGAATGGGGATACATCAAGGAAGGAGTAGGTTGCGGCGGATCATCCGTTGCGGCGATAATACAAAGCTCAGGAGAACTAACCTGTGATGACCTGCTTGCCAAGGTGCATGAGATCTACAAGAAGATTATGAACTTCGATTAA